Proteins co-encoded in one Candidatus Methylomirabilota bacterium genomic window:
- a CDS encoding methanol/ethanol family PQQ-dependent dehydrogenase — protein sequence MKRLLMLSLSIVLLLPLAVQANKELLKLQDDDGQWVIQRKNYAATGYSRLTQINRKNVKNLKVAWSFSLATLQGQEGAPLVVGTTMYAHSSFPNHVYALDLTKEGAPLIWSYTPKQDKRAMAVACCDLVHRGLSYVAGKIFMGTLDGWVIALDAKTGKEIWKVRNADPAKGETMTGPNLIINDKYIVGVSGGEFGIRGWVAAYNVNTGKRMWKAYSMGPDKDLLLASDFNAAHPEYGRFGQGTKTWPRDQWKIGGGSTWGWYSWDPKLNLFYYATGNPGTWNPTPRKGDNKWSMTIWARNPDDGKAKWAYQMTPWDAWDYDGVNESILTTQTIRGKKVPTLTHFDRNGFGYTLDRRDGTIIVAEPFVFVNWATGIDKKTGRPIEVPSKRTKQGVDTKDICPCAMGGKDQQPAAYSPRTKLFYVPTNNMCMNYEGVLVKYTAGAAYVGANVLMFPGRGGHLGEFLAWDGAKGKKVWGIKEPFPAWSGALATKSDLVFYGTMDGWFKAVDARNGRLLWKHKMGSGTIAVPMTYLGPDGKQYVAIYAGVGGWFGAPVSLDLPPDDPFGALGAVGVAYGAGLDKATTKGGMLYVFGL from the coding sequence ATGAAGCGACTGCTGATGTTGTCCCTCTCCATAGTGTTGTTACTCCCCCTAGCAGTCCAAGCCAACAAAGAACTCCTCAAGCTGCAGGACGATGATGGCCAGTGGGTCATCCAGCGCAAGAACTATGCGGCCACTGGATACAGCCGCCTGACCCAGATCAACAGGAAGAACGTCAAGAACCTCAAGGTCGCCTGGTCGTTCTCGCTGGCAACGCTTCAAGGCCAAGAGGGAGCACCGCTGGTTGTCGGTACCACGATGTACGCGCACAGCTCCTTTCCCAATCACGTCTATGCCCTCGACCTGACGAAGGAGGGAGCCCCGTTAATCTGGAGCTATACCCCGAAGCAGGACAAGCGGGCGATGGCGGTGGCCTGCTGCGACTTGGTTCACCGGGGCTTGAGTTACGTGGCGGGCAAGATCTTCATGGGCACGCTGGACGGCTGGGTGATCGCCCTGGACGCCAAAACGGGCAAAGAGATCTGGAAAGTCAGGAATGCTGACCCCGCCAAGGGCGAGACGATGACCGGCCCCAATCTGATCATCAATGACAAGTATATCGTCGGCGTCTCCGGCGGCGAGTTCGGGATCCGGGGTTGGGTCGCGGCGTACAACGTCAATACCGGCAAGCGGATGTGGAAGGCCTACAGCATGGGGCCCGATAAGGATCTGCTCCTTGCCAGCGACTTCAACGCCGCCCATCCAGAGTACGGCCGGTTCGGCCAGGGGACCAAGACCTGGCCCCGCGATCAGTGGAAGATTGGCGGGGGGTCTACGTGGGGCTGGTATTCCTGGGACCCGAAACTGAACCTCTTCTACTATGCGACCGGGAACCCCGGGACCTGGAATCCCACGCCGCGCAAGGGGGATAACAAGTGGTCGATGACGATCTGGGCCCGGAATCCGGACGACGGGAAGGCTAAGTGGGCCTACCAGATGACCCCCTGGGATGCGTGGGACTACGACGGGGTCAACGAATCTATCCTCACCACCCAGACCATCAGGGGGAAGAAGGTCCCGACCCTGACTCACTTCGACCGGAACGGCTTTGGCTATACGCTGGATCGCCGAGACGGGACGATTATCGTGGCCGAGCCCTTCGTGTTTGTCAACTGGGCAACAGGGATCGACAAGAAGACGGGGCGGCCGATTGAGGTTCCGTCAAAACGGACGAAGCAGGGAGTGGACACCAAGGACATCTGCCCGTGCGCCATGGGGGGCAAGGACCAGCAGCCGGCGGCCTACTCCCCGAGGACCAAACTCTTTTACGTCCCCACGAACAACATGTGCATGAACTACGAGGGAGTCCTCGTCAAGTACACGGCGGGGGCGGCCTATGTTGGTGCGAACGTCCTGATGTTCCCGGGCCGCGGCGGTCACCTGGGTGAGTTCCTTGCCTGGGATGGAGCCAAGGGGAAGAAGGTGTGGGGCATCAAGGAGCCCTTCCCGGCCTGGAGCGGTGCCCTGGCGACCAAGAGCGATCTGGTGTTTTACGGGACCATGGACGGGTGGTTCAAGGCAGTGGACGCCCGGAACGGCAGGCTCCTGTGGAAGCACAAGATGGGCTCGGGGACCATTGCAGTCCCGATGACCTACCTCGGCCCTGATGGCAAGCAGTATGTAGCCATCTATGCGGGGGTCGGAGGCTGGTTTGGCGCCCCGGTGTCGCTCGACCTGCCTCCGGATGATCCCTTCGGCGCGCTCGGCGCGGTCGGGGTCGCGTACGGGGCCGGTCTGGATAAGGCCACGACCAAGGGCGGTATGCTGTACGTGTTCGGCCTGTAA